CGCACCTCGTGCGCCAGATCGCCGGGCGAGGGCATGAACTTCCGATCGCCCGCGAAGCCTTGAGCGAACCGATTGCAGGCCTGCTCGATCGCCCAAGCGGGATAGCGGGCGAGAACGGAGAGGTAGAGCCCCTTGGCGAGGGTGCGACCGCCCTCGCCAACAGCCTGCGTGGCGAGGACCGGCAGACTACAGCCAGGCGATCGCCAGGCCACCATGAGCAGCATCAGGTATGCGCCGGTCTCCGCAGCCGAGAGATGGCCCGTGTCGGCGATGAAGGCGTCGGTGAAGAGTGGCAGGCTCGGATATGCGCTCATTGCAGCCTCGCCGGAGCCGGACGCCAATCCGTGTCGTCGCTCGCGCCCTTGCCGAGGTTGCAGTCCTCGCAGAGCACCTGGAGGTTCGAGATCTCCAGCGCGAGGTGCGGATAGCGCGATCGGGGC
This region of Methylobacterium nodulans ORS 2060 genomic DNA includes:
- a CDS encoding DUF1376 domain-containing protein, translated to MSAYPSLPLFTDAFIADTGHLSAAETGAYLMLLMVAWRSPGCSLPVLATQAVGEGGRTLAKGLYLSVLARYPAWAIEQACNRFAQGFAGDRKFMPSPGDLAHEVRRLIEPQVAERARLSRVLDAEVIPDPDPTMAEKARKAAADLAARLAMPGEERPTPEAEAEAATNHLEQLKAQGLGGLKLSEATVAKMLGRPAQHAEPA